A part of Andrena cerasifolii isolate SP2316 chromosome 10, iyAndCera1_principal, whole genome shotgun sequence genomic DNA contains:
- the LOC143374188 gene encoding odorant receptor 13a-like gives MLATGDDISLMIVSTFMKISGLWLAADDREQRRRNITLLYTIGQIFFGVYLLTADLLHSLGDIGDCLYIACSILSVTMSLFKIAVLFVNRKKFFTLVIYLQQKFLHSDYDVHEETIFNECKRTCFIFISLFTFFTQATVASYVIRPIVANIGRNASDRVLPFRLWWNIPLTVTPYFEILSLIEILALYQIGFCYCCFDNFLCITNLHVAGQFRILQYRLAHMNNARMNMKESSSNVTSSYRVDKYDAAFKGYVKEHQALIAYCDKLDEVFSAMVLGQVLMFSVIICLDGYQIFMLKYTQNYCYTNTAAPGY, from the exons ATGTTGGCAACTGGTGACGACATTTCTCTTATGATAGTGTCCACTTTTATGAAGATCTCCGGTCTTTGGCTGGCTGCTGACGATCGCGAGCAACGACGCAGAAATATCACGCTACTTTACACTATCGGTCAGATATTTTTTGGCGTCTACCTTCTGACGGCCGACCTGTTACACTCCCTAGGAGATATTGGC GATTGCCTTTACATCGCGTGCAGCATTTTAAGCGTAACCATGTCTCTATTCAAGATAGCTGTCCTGTTCGTGAACAGgaagaaattttttactttagttaTTTACCTGCAGCAGAAATTTCTGCACTCCGATTACGATGTTCACGAGGAGACTATTTTCAATGAATGCAAACGTACTTGCTTCATCTTCATTAGCCTTTTCACTTTCTTTACTCAGGCCACCGTTGCTAGTTACGTCATAAGACCGATCGTGG CAAATATTGGAAGAAACGCGTCAGACAGAGTCCTTCCATTCAGATTGTGGTGGAACATACCGCTCACTGTCACGCCGTACTTTGAGATACTGTCCCTTATAGAG atattagcgTTGTACCAAATCGGTTTCTGCTACTGTTGCTTCGACAATTTTCTATGCATTACGAATCTGCACGTGGCTGGTCAGTTTCGCATACTGCAGTACAGACTGGCGCACATGAACAATGCGCGCATGAACATGAAGGAGTCAAGTTCGAATGTGACGTCTTCGTATCGCGTTGATAAGTATGACGCAGCATTTAAAGGATACGTTAAGGAGCATCAAGCATTGATTGCGTATTGCGACAAGCTGGATGAAGTATTCAGTGCAATGGTACTGGGGCAAGTTCTAATGTTCAGTGTAATAATCTGCCTTGACGGATATCAGATTTTTATG CTGAAGTACACCCAGAACTACTGCTACACAAACACAGCTGCTCCTGGGTACTGA
- the LOC143374187 gene encoding odorant receptor 10-like, protein MLKSDDDLSLMVASIFMKISGLWLAADDDEQRRRNITLAYTISLILFSVYLQTTDFYHSVDDIGDCLYIACNILSASMSLFKIVVLLLNRNFFFALVVYLQRKFLRSNYDVYEETVMNECKRTCFIFITVFTFFTQATLASYVIRPIVANIGRNASDRILPFRMWMDLPLTVTPYFEIMSVIQILALYQIGVCYCCFDNFLCITNLHVASQFRILQYRLAHMNNARMNKEDETSDMMSSYRVYKYSVAFKGYVKEHQALIAYCDKLDEVFSAMVLGQVLMFSLIICLDGYQILMAEATFTRRIIFIFHLLTSISQLFMFTYSCDCLMHESANIATAMYSSPWIHLPNNKEGRMLQKDLILVAMRSRSPCCLTAYGFFPVTLETYTKVLSTAVSYFTLLRQSTENVADS, encoded by the exons ATGTTGAAGAGTGATGACGACCTTTCGCTTATGGTGGCGtccatttttatgaaaatttccgGACTTTGGCTGGCTGCTGATGATGACGAGCAACGACGCAGGAACATCACGTTGGCTTACACTATCAGTCTGATCCTTTTCAGTGTCTACCTTCAGACAACCGATTTTTATCACTCCGTAGACGATATTGGC GACTGTCTTTACATCGCGTGCAACATTTTAAGCGCATCCATGTCTCTGTTCAAGATAGTTGTCCTGCTTttaaacagaaattttttttttgctttagtTGTTTACTTGCAGCGTAAATTCTTGCGCTCCAATTACGACGTTTACGAGGAAACTGTTATGAACGAGTGCAAGCGTACTTGCTTCATCTTCATTACCGTTTTTACTTTCTTTACACAAGCAACCCTTGCTAGTTATGTGATTAGACCGATAGTGG CAAATATTGGAAGAAACGCGTCGGACAGAATCCTTCCATTCAGAATGTGGATGGACCTGCCGCTCACTGTCACGCCGTACTTTGAGATAATGTCCGTCATACAG atattagcgTTGTACCAAATCGGTGTCTGCTACTGTTGCTTCGACAACTTTCTGTGCATTACGAATCTGCACGTGGCTAGCCAGTTTCGCATACTGCAGTACAGACTGGCGCACATGAACAATGCGCGCATGAACAAGGAAGATGAAACTTCGGATATGATGTCATCGTATCGCGTATATAAATATTCCGTTGCGTTTAAAGGATACGTTAAGGAGCATCAAGCATTGATTGCGTATTGTGATAAGCTCGATGAAGTATTCAGTGCAATGGTATTGGGGCAGGTTCTAATGTTCAGCCTAATAATTTGCCTCGATGGATATCAGATTCTTATG GCGGAAGCAACCTTTACAAGacgtattatttttatatttcacttaTTGACCTCAATAAGTCAGCTATTCATGTTTACCTACAGTTGCGATTGTTTAATGCACGAAAGCGCGAACATTGCCACAGCGATGTACTCGTCACCGTGGATACATCTGCCAAATAATAAGGAAGGAAGGATGCTGCAAAAAGATTTGATACTTGTTGCAATGAGATCTAGGTCGCCATGCTGCCTAACAGCCTACGGATTTTTTCCTGTAACTTTGGAGACGTACACTAAG GTTTTGAGCACTGCAGTGTCATACTTCACCCTGTTAAGGCAAAGCACCGAAAATGTGGCTGATTCTTAA